TGTTGAGCCCCTGATTTTTAGAGGCATTTAAATCCAAATTTCCAGCAGCAGCCTCATGATCACCACCAGCATTGTTTAGCCCCTGATTTTCCTCCTGATTTTCAGGAGCATTTAAACCCAAATTTCCAACAACAGCCTCATGATCACCACCAGCATTGTTCAGCCCCTGATTTTCCTCCTGATTTTTATGAGCATTTAAACCCAAATTTCCAGCATAGTTGAGCTTCTCAACAGCCTCATCATCATCAGGACCACCATCATTGTACCCACTACCACTATTGTACCCAGGATCATCATCACCAGGATTATCATCATCAGCAGCAATAGAAGGACCGGATGGTTGGGGAACACTAGCAGTAGCAGTAATAGATCCGGTTGGTGCAGCTTGTGATCGAGTTTGAGGTCGTTGGGAAATAGTAGCAGTAGATTTGGTTGGTCCTAATTGTGATCGAGCTCGAGGTCGCAGGAACAGATCCAGTTGGTGGCTGAGAAACATCTTGTGATCGGGTTCGAGGCCGTCGGGAAACAGTAGCAGTAGATCCGGTTCGTCCTGATTGTGATCCGGCTTGAGGTGGTGGGAGAATAGTAGCAGTAGCAGGAACAGATCCGGTTGGTCCTGATTGTGATCGGGTCGATACGTTCCACTCCGATTCTACAACTTTGTTTTGCAGATCTTCTATCATTACCGCCTGATTTTGTATCATAATCCCCTGAGCAGTGTTTTGTTGTGTGAGTTCCTCGATATCTTCATCGTGCCTCGTCAATAATTTAAGAGGTGGTACTGTTTGTTTGATCATTGTTTTATGGATTCATCATCGTTAAAAGCTGCAATTAGTTCAAGGACAAGTTCCTTTGAATAGCCAAGTTGTACAAACAGTTTTAACACGTTCTGTTTGTCACGGAAAACCAAATGAAGCTTACAGTTTCCATCGCACAAAAATTATAGAATACCCTACTACAAGTGTCACACTCCATGGGTGAGTCATAGAGAGACATTAATGTGGGAGAGAGGGGTTTTCCAAAAGAGAGAGAGGAGTAGCCGAATTAGGTTTTCCAAAAGAGAGAGTAGCGGCAATATTTGGTTGGAGAATATATTTGTAGGTGCTTACTAGGGCTTCCTCTTAGACGTAATTAATGTATTTAATTTTTTTCGGTATTTTTTGGTTGCAATTTCAATAATACGTGTGGGCATGCAGTTTTTTTTCCTTCATATAATAACCTGTTAAACATAAAATATAACTTATAACCACTCTAAATAATCTGGTTGATCAAGCTTTCGAAAAgctaaaagtatttttttcttaaattttaataAGTGTTTATTTTTGAGAATCGAGGTATTTGGccaattttttattaaaaaaatatttttaagtaataGCAGAAACTGTATTGcaaaagttcaaaaaaaaaaagtaatttctCTACAGAAGCACTTTTTGAAAGTTTCGCCAAGCACAAATTTCTGTTTTAATATTgataaaagtatttttcaaattaattagcAAATATATAAtactattttcaattttttttttaatcaaaaagcACTTATAACAAAGATACATTTTGAAATAAGTAGATTCTGAAAGTTTGGTTACGGGCTCGAACACTGTTTAGAGGAACTAACAATGGCAGATGTAGCTTTTGAGCTTCTCGCATACAAACTCAATAAACTTTAGCACGAAAATAGATATATATGTTaaaaattataaattttaataaatattaGATTTTGAACCACTACGAACGTTTAAAAGTTTAATGAGCTAATTAATTAGTGCTTAGAATTTTAAAAGGTCAAAAATTTATTAACTATAATAAAAGAATACTTGTGCAACTTCTCGCCAAGCTCTGCTGCTGGCTGATTCACTAGATCAATTTTGTTGCGTAAGCATTTAGGGCAGGCACAATCACATTCATCATTgcatctttcttttttttttttttctttttcgatcTCTTTCGAGAGATACCTCCAACCGGGAAATTTTGCCCATAAAACTCGGCACTCTTCAAAATCCGTCCGCTTTTTCTATGGCTAGCCTCAGCCTCATTTCTAGGTTCATTTACAGCAACAATAGCCTGATCATTGTTGAGCCCTTGCTTTCCCTCCTGAATTATACCCGAAATGTCAAGTTCACACTCCAACCAATTGGGCAATTCATTAGCCCCCCATTCTTATTTAAAGTGAAATTAATATCACCTTATAAGGTACAACACGAGTCTCacgttttttcttctttttattctcTAACCACCAGTCACCCACCACCTAACACCAAAGAAATCCGGCAATTGTGATTCGGCCGGAGAATGAAGCGGCGGAGAAACCTTGACTGAAAAATGAATGAAAGCCTTGAAGGCAATCTGAACAAAAATCCTTGAACCTCAATTGGAAATATCAACGATTTTGGAACTTTTCCTGTTTCTGTCCAATTAAAGGTGTTACTAGTGTTAAAGAGTCCTACATTGGTAGGTTAAAAGGTACATAGTCttcttatatggacttgggcaattCTCTCTTCATaagtgttacgtcccgtatttttatacattgggacaacccggattaactatgacaagtaagggccaagactattccgggatttgaagtcgggacttttgacctttgattttattttgagacataagttatatatgaaattgtgggcattgaacacttcggaaaaattgggaccacaattcataaaattggaattaaaaatgtgGTACAAAAATCCCATTGTGGCCGTGTAGACCCTTAAATGGCCCACACAAATTTTGTGGTCAATTTTAATTAGTCCACCACTTGTGTGGGCCATGATCACTTGTACAATACAtgtggacttaaaagatgaccaagAGTTCATCTTTCTCTCACTCACCACTCAAAGAAATATCAAGACTTTGGAGAGCAATACTCCCTCCAACCTCACGGCTAGAGCCATGGAAAAccaagtcccatttttgcctctctaaaaattatttctttgatacaaacccactatattgaagtccctaagtaacgtggaagcatcgtttgggtcatccaaccattagttgtgcctatttgcaaaccctagcctattggtggaagtgaagaacaaaggtaagttttgctcttgtttatgtgttgtggACGTttaattcatgttgtagtatgttaaaatggataaaaatcatgaaatatgaaatgttgaagttgggtcttgtgttgggtgtgttgaccgtgtgaagtatatgtgtgtggtgtggtattgggttgatgaattaattgtttgtagcatatttgattgtcgtagagtggagaagaaaaaaaaaatcatcaatatatgtatatatgtgggtgATGTAGCCGTGTATAGCCCACATGTTAGGCAAGGAATGAATTAATGTCGCTTAGCGTTTGAATGGTTGTTgcgatgacttttatgttggaaaggaGAGTTTAAggtcccgaattgatatagtaagcgttgcggactgatttggagaacttggtgcacttaatgcaatccttatatataagaatcattaacatatgtatatgtgtagtgtggacgaatgtgagtccTATAATATGTCGAAGATCGTGTTACTATCGtttagtattttagttatcgtcgatatgaattctagttggaaataagtgtttaatgactcaagaatgatgttgagatggttagggctgttttgaggcttattgtgcgttgatgtaatttgtatattttatgagaatgaCATCAATATATTGTGGAtcgtgatacaaaacatgacttgaaaatgaggaaagaaaatagggggctgctctcggctaaggggactgttttcggccacttggagaaaaaaaaataaaaaatatttgattgttggaaaaattatgtgaattgtttagaatgttcttgaatgttgttagtatggatttgggttaataatcgaatgtacgaacgatattgtggcttgaaagtaagccattgaattgaataattggaaatttgtcgaatgatgaaaaagagagctattaatgttattttaccttccgaattgattatcgatgttgctaggttggttattgtggttgttgttgtgtattttgagcgagttaaattctcgggatggcctatttacaggtggaaatgctgccgaattttctgtagaatttaatgattagttggaatgaatggcttaagtgcctatgtttaatattggatattcgttggtatatttgtagaccttggggagcccgaggcgtatattggaatttactttagattggccatcttggagtgcgtacgaggtatgtaagacaacttcctttctttttggcatgtcttagttttacataggctaaattagagccttaaggaaattccaaatccgaaatccgagcatgttatgatccgtatatgttctttggcaatcttatgtatgatttgatgaaatatgaacccttatgtctttgaaataatcgttttccgaattttgcataaaaagggttcactttaaagaagttcgtaatttttggaatgccatatctttcacaaacatgctcggattactctaatattttgtagaagtctatatgacatatgatatgtatgttttccataggcgggcccgactcgggtaaatacccacccgtgggtcccgcgactttcctttatgaaatccggagaatctttgaaagaatttagtatgactattatttcgatttttaaatatgatcattttgcttatgtttgaatttatgataatgattttatgcatatgactactcacgactctattcgtgcattctgttattcctttcgccgagtcccgggccggttctgttatcgtgcgcgttTTGAtacactccggagttatgctgtgtttatggttcaccgagctactcgcaaaagagggtcgggttccacttatatttggtgttatgctgtgtatggcgttatgcggtgatgtgatatgtgacggggatacggagatttgaaactttctggtgttatgctgtgttatggcgccatcgacgggcgggcgaccatattcttctgtaccttatgcatgacttacatgtttgaaactaaacattttgatataattggatttgcacttatgttcggcacttctgtttcttttatgtctcaggtttgttttctgtatattctgctttgcatactcagtacatatctcgtactgacccccctttcttcgggggggggggggggctgcgtttcatgcccgcaggtacagatgcgcagtttggtgatccaccagtttaggacatcctcatttgctgttcggagtgctcttCTCACTTCAGAGCATATGTTTTGGTATACAGTTTCGTTCGttgtgtatgtatttgttcaggggtacggcggggccctgtcccgccatatgattcggttggtctgtttagaggtctgtagacgtatttgtgggtgtgtgtgcctacttctgttccgatgtgtttgtatgattctattcgttatggcagccttgtcggcgtgcatttgtatctgtgttttgggccgttgagtcatttgacagccttgtcggcttttgacatatttgacagccttgtcggctttttggacatatttgatagccttgccggcttttcgatatatgtatatgcttatgtttGTGTCAGATACAGTTGGAtacagtttgagacggcatatagcagttatagtcatatatgctatttgtatgtgattcgatatggataggtacgtttgggtgcccaactagggcgccagtcgcggcccacggggctgggtcgtgacaataagctagcttttggggttgagttaggcacAAAATTtcatttctttacatggtatcagagccacaaCTCCCCTCGCATTCATTGTTTCCGATGTTGGCCCCATATTAAAAATTGTCAACGCATTACATGTCCATTCTGAGGGTGAGGTGGGATGTTAAGAGCCCCATATCGGTGGATTAAAGGTTCAAACAACACTAAAATTCTGCCTCATGATAGCATCTAGGaatcacacttttttttaattgCTAAAGATTTACTTCTATTGTTTAGCACTATCCAATAGTATTCTCTAGATTCTCAAACGGGCAACAAAATATCTGTTTTTCACATTGACGATGTCTGGATCAGCTTGAACACACCTCGATCAATGCACTGGGCATTTTGTCATAGTGTCCAAGCAACAAAACATAGGTAATCCTGCTTACCAAAGTTGAAGCAGATGAACTTCAACCAAGTGTTGTAGCAAAGATTTTAATTATGATATCTCTAAAAACATGCCTGAACCACAATAAAGTATCCCAGGTTCCTAAATAGCAAAAAGAATGAGTGCCCCAGCTATGGCTGCAAGAAGATCAAAACTCTAAGTTCCCAAACACAAAACTCACTCTAAGTTGCTAATGCCAGATTTCAGTCGAGTCATCAATGATGAAACCTCAAACATGCTTTGAATGATATCTAAAAAATTAAAGATGACGGGCATATGAGAATGAACAAAATTACTGCTTCGGATTGAAACATATTACTGGTTCGAACATCCAATGTGTGTCTCTGATCCCATCTCATCCATTTGGATAAATATTGAGGACAGGACATATATTCTCTGATATAACTAAAATTGTGAAAGAATAGGACTAAGCCTGGCAAAAGATTCTGAACTTGGAAGACATTCATCTTCCCTATCATATCTCTGAGAAGAAGTCAATACCTCAAATATTTCAGCACAATAATGCAGTAACAAAGGAAACTGACGGGGCATATTTCTCCGCAGACCTCATTAATCTAATTCAGAGTTAACTATCATACATCGATAGCAACATTATTTGCACGCTTTTCTAAAGACACTAGTCACCTTCATGAGCAGCCTAGAGGAATATGATTGCTATACAAACATgtatcgaacaagtcatcaaagGTTTCATAAAGCTCGACTAAAGTAAATTTGGAAAAGAGGAAACTATTTACTGGCCTAAACAACTGAAGTATAGCACAATCTGGTCAGCAAAATGGAAGGACTCGTGAAAGACTGACTTTGGCCTTTAGGTAGACGTTGCCACTTGGAGCTAAAAACTTACCCAATTTGTCTGAGGAAACAAGGTTGTATTAATGAATCTTAGTTTTTTTGCGAAGGTAAATATTATAGATGTTAAAAATCAGCACTTAGAAGGTGTTGCAGTTACATCCAAAATTCAGCAAAAAGGAacaaaggagaagagaaaaagaaaaaacgaaACATCCTGGCTGTCTATACAAAAGATTCCATGAACTGTAACAGGATTTCACTATCATCTATCCAttcctgtttacaccaaaaagaTAACCACAAAATGCAATCTGCCTTGATGTTCAAGATTGAGCTCTTTTGTCCTTCAAAACATCCCTTGTTTCTCTCTTTCCAAACGCACCACCATATGGCTGCTGGTATTGTGTTCCATGCTGTCTTGATCTGCTTTGAAAGACCTCCTGTTCCAACATGGCAGTAAATCTGATGTAGTACCTGGCATTACTCATTTGATTcccaaaatattcaagaaaaactGCCACAACTGTGGAGTGATATATAGTACAATGTAGAAATAAATGGTCGACAGACTCTGCTCCTTCTTCACATTAAGGCACCGGTTAACTATTTGGAATTCCCTTCTTTGTAGATTATCTTAGAGTTAACCAAGCATTCCTTTCCACCAACCATACAAAACATTTCACTTTCATTGGCGCTTTAGAGTTCCAAATTTGTTGCTAAAAACCAAAACGTTGCTGATATGACTCCCTCATGAGCAAATTATAATGTCTTTACAGTAAAGATGCCCTTGCTGTGTTCCTTCTGGATCAATAGGTCTTCAGAAGTGGAAAGTCCATCATAGGTGGGAAGTTTACCATAGGAATATGCAATTTCACCAAGCTTCCAATCATTCATATGCCTTCTGAAAATTACGTTCCAAGTGTTACCATCCCTGTATTGTGCTACTGTCCTCTGTTAGGAACTAGGTTGTGTATAGTGGGGAATAGTTCTCCAAGATGTAGGTGTTCCAACCGTTTGTCTTGCTAAAATGAAATCTTCCTATCATAACCAAGTTTGAAACCAAAATGTTGGGAGAAGACAGCCCATAACAAACAGATGTTGCTCCAAACAATGACACCTTGTGGAGAAAAACCCCTGTTTGTGCACCAAACATTTAAGAGGCCAAATTTTACCGTGATTACCTTCCTCCATAAAGAATCGGTTTGTACATTGAGTCTTCATAACCATTTCATCAAAAGACTTCTATTTTGCATGTTTAAGTTCTCAATGAATCTTAATGAATTTGCAACTAATAAAATGATAACAGAACTTGAAGTTGATATGACCTAAACAATGAACAAACAAACATAAGGAGAACAGGACATACCTTCTGAGTTAGGGCTCAAACATGCATCCAAGATAACTTTAATTGAATTGAGACAGAAAAGCCATGCTTGCAAGTAGCAACCTTGCAGGAATTTGTTTTTCCTAGCTACCTAACTTAAACCTCTTCCTTAATTAAACTGGAGGTGGGGAATGAGAATCGGGAGGTGGATTGACTATGTCACTCCAGTATGCATGTGCTTCATAGTTCGTCCAAAAAAAATTCACGTTAAATGGATCCATACGAGAAATTTATAGTAACTAGGATGACTCTACCAGCTAATAGCTACCCCTACATCAAGTTCTTCTTTATCCCAGTGATTTTGGGTTTCTTGCATCgaaattttcatgttttttaaggaaAGAGAACATAAGTCTTGTAGGAGTGAGCTTTTACCGCACTGAAAAATAAAATGGTACACAGATAAATGTATACGAAAACATGAGTCTCACAGGTCAAATGTGGATGAAGAACAATAATTTCATTCAGAAACAGCTTCAGAAACTTCAAAGAAGCATATAAATGTACATGGTCTGTATCATGCTGATAAAAAGAAACAAACCACTTCTGGCATTAACTTAGTAAGATGGCTTTGATATGGCTAGAATACTGTGTTCCATGCTGAGCAATACTTGCTCAAATTGGAATATCAACAGGAAAATATATGAATACATTACTTGAGCCTACCAGAGAACTGTATGAAGCTGGGAAGTGTCCACATTATTTGAGTTATAACTCACTAAAGAGATGACTTCAGAGATGGCCCAAATAGGAAACCATTTTCTTCAAACTGAGTGGACAAATTTAACCACTGATTACTATCATAGCAAGCAATTGATACagtttgatttcctttgtttgtgGGACCTCTACTTTAGATCATTTCTTATCCCCAGTATGTCCTTTTTGGATTTCTGCTATTTAAGACACGGCCGAGATTAGCCAGTGCATCTTGGTAGCTTCTGCTATCTGCTATCTGCTATTGATTGTGGAAGATATGGACTTAGAGAAAAAGTGGGGATTGGATGATGGACACGCCAAGAATTGTACAATATGCGAAACAACGCTTCTATTTTCGAGTTTAAGTTATATGCGCTAATCGTGTAAAAAAGGTATTTTCACTATTTAGGCCATTATTATATAGTAATTACATGTACAACAGAGCCTTAGAGCAACGATAAGATGGTCTTTGTGATCTATAGGTTATGAATTCGAGCTACGGAATTGGCCTTTCCAAACCCTACATAAAAGCGAGATACTTCCTGCAccgggctatcctttttataaGGTAATTATATATAAATTCctttaataagtattaattaataACCTAGCACTCACAATAACTAATATGCTTTCACAAGTTAAATTATACTAATATTATTAAAAATCTTTAATATTATCGGTGTATTTAACTTAAATTCTTTGTTAGCAATTTGGGTGTATTCATGATGAATATGTAATGCGAAATGTTGCTCATGTGCTTGTTTGTTTGGAAAAGTTGAATTCTTCAAAGGTAGGGGTTGGATCTTGGCCGGTGGAATTATGACTAAGTGTTAGGTACATATATGGCATCAAAAGAGAGCACTTGTTCAACCAAATGATGATACCATATATGGACAGCAACGAAATGTTTTTTTATAAAGCATGCACCAATTGATctagatatgatatgattatggcataATAATCAATGCAGATCTAGTTTTGTTCTGTTATTTCTATTGCATATTTTAGTTCCATGAgtttattatatgaaggcagccTTATTTTGCTTGGCACACAAACTCAGTGGTTAGTGGCTTAGTGCACTCAATGTGATTATGTAGTGTAACAACTTAGGGATCCCGGGTAGTTAAAACTCGAAAAGAGAATTCATTATGAAATTTGCTTTAGGCAAATCTCACATCAAAATGAAAAGTGAAAGTTATAGGCCACAAGAGTAAGAAGGTTAATTCATGATTCAACAAGCGTCTTTTGGGTTAAAGCTTAAGGGGACAACACCGTGAAACCCAAAAGATTTGAGGTGGCCCAGAGTGATAGGGCAAAACGAACAATACCTTAATAGTTAGGCCTACGCCGTGACAGGCGGCCAACCATAGGCGGTACATCCCCTAATATGATGGTGGGGCAAACATCAAGTTAGAACATTGAATCTCGAAAGGGGGGTGAGTGCAACAGTCCATGAACTGCTAGTGATTGAACATGAAAAGGGGATTAGTAGTGATGCTTGCCTTAAACAAGAAGTTTGTTATTGAACATGAAAAGGGGATTAGCAATGAAGGTACAGCAGCCTCCTAGAATTGCCCGGGACCTAGTGATCgattctttttcttttatatagGTAGGGTTGGGCAGCGACTCTACTCCTTGAAGTGAAGAATCGAAAGTCGTCGTTCATTAGACAAGGCCCACGTGCTGTGCATCTCTGGTATTCTGCTCGTGGGGAGAGGGATGCGGGAAAGTGGGGTCCTCTCACCTGTGCTCACTTCCGTTTTAGAAGTCAAATTGGATTTCCAATTGGTGCTCAATAGAAGGGTTCCAAACCTTTGAAAGGCGAGGCAGATTTAACGCTACGCCCTTCCCTTAGTGCCTCCCTCTAGGCGGGGCTCACAACCAAAGGATGCACGGGGTGAAGTTGCCACCAAGAACTAAGGATTGGAAGGGTTGAGGATAGAGTTTCTTTTTCATTTCCAGAATAGTTGGCAAGAGCTATAGCAGCTTACGATGCAATTGATTCAGAAACATACGCCAGGGCGGTTGGGTGGGGAGTCAGATCAGGCCAACGGTCCTGCTCCGCTTTATACTAAGAGAGTGTGGTTGCCAGCACAAATATCAAATAACTCTGTCCATCAATTCTTGAACAAAGAGAAAAAAATCACCTAAAATTTTCGTCGCTGCTGAGATATGAACCTGAGAGCTCATAGTTTTCAGTTGTCAATCCACTTCATTAGGCCACACCCTTAGGTGCAACTGTGAATTTTTCAAGAATACTTCTAGGTATTTTCCACTAACTATGCAAGTTCATTTTAAACAAAGGAATCAATGTCGAAATGCACATAAAAAAATTCCTGATACTCCGAATTCTAACTTTAAAAGTATTCCTTGAAGATGGGGGAGTATAGACCGACAAAAAGAGACCAGTTCTCCCAATACAGACTGTTCAACTCGATCAGAATTCAGAAATGTACCACCTATACCATCATTCTAGTTGATGAATCATTGACAACCACTTCAAAAAGACGAGTATTTCTCATTCTGCAATCTCGTTATATAAGGAGTATTGCAACATTCAGGAGCATTAGTCTCCTATTTCTACATAATCTCCCAGCTTCTAAAGTTCGttctgataaaaaaaaaaattgtatctaCAAAACAAGGGAAACATATCGGCGATAGCCAAGCATCCCAATTTTCTCTATTAAGACCGTCCCTTATAGGGACGACCAAGTTCAGCACATATAGCTTCGTCTAAGAGTCTGTAAGCTTCACTTTCAGGCTCAACAAGCTCATAAGGGGTCTGCAATAATCACAAGTCAAACAAGCCATAATCAAATTAATCAGACAAAAAATAATCTGTTTTGAGTATTTCAATTCAAATAAATGATGAGTCAACTGCTAACCCTTCCCAATAAATTGGTCCTACAAGCAGA
The nucleotide sequence above comes from Lycium barbarum isolate Lr01 chromosome 3, ASM1917538v2, whole genome shotgun sequence. Encoded proteins:
- the LOC132629773 gene encoding uncharacterized protein LOC132629773, giving the protein MFLSHQLDLFLRPRARSQLGPTKSTATISQRPQTRSQAAPTGSITATASVPQPSGPSIAADDDNPGDDDPGYNSGSGYNDGGPDDDEAVEKLNYAGNLGLNAHKNQEENQGLNNAGGDHEAVVGNLGLNAPENQEENQGLNNAGGDHEAAAGNLDLNASKNQGLNSLNAPENQGLNNAGGDHEAATGNLGLNAPENQGLNNAGNLGLNAPENQGLNNALLVVADVNVVAEELNNAGNLGLNAPENQGLNND